The following coding sequences are from one Ornithorhynchus anatinus isolate Pmale09 chromosome 11, mOrnAna1.pri.v4, whole genome shotgun sequence window:
- the LOC100091690 gene encoding keratin, type I cytoskeletal 24-like: MSCLARAAARSGGSGSVRMSGGGSSFSSGSRCGMGGGSAYGSGGAGSCRMGGGAGGGFGGSFGGGCGSSVVGGGFGGGFGSGFGGGAGAGFGGGHGAGAGGGFYTYGGGVGGGAGGGFGGGAGFGGGAGDGGLFSGGEKQTMQNLNDRLASYLDKVRALEEANTDLEVKIKQWYEKFGPGSTVPGSGRDYSKFYPIIDDLRTKIIAATIENAKIISPIDNARLAAEDFRLKYENEMYLRHSVEADINGLHKVLDDLNMSTSDLKMQFESLTEELAFLKKNHEEEMKSMQGTTTGDVTVEMNAAPGTDLTKLLNDMRAQYEALAEQNRKEAEDQFNKQSASLHAQISTNAGATSSAKSEITELKRTLQALQIELQSLMSMQSSLESTLADTEAGYVMQLSQIQHQITSLEEQICQIRGETECQNAEYEQLLNIKTRLEMEIETYHRLLEGEDPHIQSNQSTSSSPSKMLPH; encoded by the exons ATGTCCTGCCTCGCTAGAGCGGCCGCCCGGTCCGGAGGGAGCGGATCTGTCCGAATGTCCGGCGGAGGAAGCAGCTTCAGCAGCGGGAGCCGGTGCGGCATGGGCGGAGGCTCGGCCTACGGATCCGGAGGAGCCGGCAGCtgcaggatgggagggggagccggTGGCGGATTTGGAGGGAGCTTCGGCGGCGGATGCGGGAGCTCGGTCGTAGGAGGAGGTTTCGGAGGTGGCTTCGGGTCTGGCTTTGGCGGAGGCGCCGGGGCAGGATTCGGCGGAGGTCACGGCGCCGGAGCCGGCGGAGGATTTTATACGTACGGCGGCGGGGTCGGTGGCGGTGCCGGTGGTGGTTTCGGTGGCGGTGCCGGATTCGGTGGCGGTGCTGGGGATGGCGGCCTCTTCTCTGGAGGCGAGAAGCAAACCATGCAGAACCTCAACGACCGCCTGGCGAGCTACCTGGATAAGGTGCGCGCTCTGGAGGAGGCCAATACCGACCTGGAGGTCAAAATCAAGCAGTGGTACGAGAAATTCGGCCCCGGCTCTACGGTGCCGGGATCCGGCCGTGACTACAGCAAGTTTTACCCCATCATCGACGATCTGCGGACTAAG ATCATCGCGGCAACTATTGAGAACGCCAAGATCATCTCCCCGATCGACAACGCCAGGCTGGCCGCTGAGGACTTCAGGCTGAA GTACGAGAATGAGATGTATCTTCGCCACTCGGTGGAGGCCGACATCAACGGCCTGCATAAGGTTCTTGATGACCTGAATATGAGCACGTCTGACCTGAAGATGCAGTTCGAAAGCCTGACCGAAGAGCTGGCCTTCCTCAAGAAGAACCACGAAGAG GAAATGAAGAGCATGCAGGGAACCACCACTGGGGACGTGACCGTGGAGATGAACGCCGCTCCGGGAACCGACCTGACCAAGCTGCTCAACGACATGCGTGCGCAATACGAGGCTCTGGCTGAGCAGAATCGCAAAGAGGCCGAAGACCAGTTCAATAAGCAG AGCGCTTCGCTGCACGCCCAGATCTCCACGAACGCCGGCGCGACCAGCTCGGCCAAGAGCGAGATAACGGAACTGAAACGCACCCTCCAGGCCCTACAGATTGAGCTCCAGTCCCTCATGTCCATG CAAAGCTCCCTGGAGAGCACCTTGGCGGACACAGAAGCCGGCTACGTCATGCAGCTCTCCCAGATTCAGCACCAGATCACCAGTCTGGAGGAGCAGATCTGCCAGATCCGGGGCGAGACCGAATGCCAGAACGCTGAGTACGAACAGCTCCTCAACATCAAGACCCGCCTGGAGATGGAGATCGAGACCTACCACCGCCTTCTCGAAGGAGAGG